A genomic window from Clostridia bacterium includes:
- a CDS encoding amidohydrolase, producing the protein MNILFKNADIITLCDDQVIKGGYLGTSDKKIKFVGTKIPEDYKYDKVIDVKGKTIMPSFSNAHCHTAMTILRSYSEGYRLQEWLNEKIFPIEDKLCKEDIYYGTMLGIAEMLRFGTTLVNDCYYFMEDAVKAYLEAGFNANVSRCVMNFFHKDDYSDDYRMKECIDLYEKYNGAGDDLIRVEMFPHAVYTCDYNYLKYASKIAKKYNMPITSHLSENKTEVDDCIKKYGKTPVEIYKETGLLDDVSLMAHCVHLKDSDLEYLRGHYIAHNPKSNLKLGSGIADIYKYKKNGINIAIGTDGASSNNNLNMLSELNYAALLMCNKNSDPSLVSPLEILKMATLNGAKALRRETKGLLKEGFDADFIILKTDELYHYPNHNIINNIVYASTGCEVETTVCGGKILYDKGEYLSIDIEKVKFEILKIKEKLF; encoded by the coding sequence TTGAACATTCTTTTTAAAAATGCCGATATTATTACCCTTTGCGATGACCAAGTAATAAAAGGCGGATATCTTGGCACAAGTGATAAAAAGATTAAATTTGTGGGTACAAAAATACCCGAAGATTATAAATATGATAAAGTGATAGACGTTAAGGGTAAAACCATAATGCCTTCTTTTTCAAATGCTCACTGCCATACTGCAATGACAATTCTTAGAAGTTACTCGGAAGGGTACAGACTTCAGGAATGGCTTAATGAGAAGATATTTCCCATTGAAGATAAACTTTGCAAAGAGGATATCTACTATGGCACAATGCTCGGAATTGCCGAAATGCTAAGATTCGGCACAACTTTGGTAAACGACTGCTACTATTTTATGGAAGATGCAGTAAAAGCATATCTGGAAGCAGGGTTTAACGCCAATGTTTCAAGATGCGTTATGAATTTTTTTCATAAAGACGATTATTCAGACGATTACCGTATGAAAGAATGTATCGACTTATATGAAAAATATAACGGTGCAGGAGACGATTTAATAAGGGTGGAAATGTTTCCTCATGCAGTTTATACCTGTGATTATAACTATTTAAAATATGCATCAAAGATTGCAAAAAAGTATAATATGCCAATTACTTCTCACCTTAGCGAAAATAAAACAGAGGTAGACGATTGTATAAAAAAATACGGGAAAACCCCTGTTGAAATTTATAAAGAAACAGGTCTTTTAGACGATGTATCATTAATGGCACACTGTGTTCATTTAAAAGACAGCGATTTAGAGTATCTTAGGGGGCATTATATTGCTCACAATCCTAAGAGTAATTTAAAATTAGGCTCAGGTATTGCAGATATTTATAAATATAAAAAAAACGGAATAAACATAGCAATAGGCACAGACGGAGCATCAAGCAATAATAATCTTAATATGCTTTCAGAACTTAATTATGCAGCGCTTCTTATGTGCAATAAAAATTCCGATCCGTCTTTGGTTTCGCCTTTAGAAATACTCAAAATGGCAACTCTAAACGGAGCAAAGGCATTAAGAAGAGAAACAAAAGGGCTTTTAAAAGAAGGGTTTGATGCAGATTTTATCATTCTTAAGACTGATGAACTCTATCATTACCCGAATCATAATATTATTAACAATATTGTATACGCATCAACAGGTTGTGAAGTGGAAACTACCGTCTGTGGCGGAAAAATTCTTTATGATAAGGGCGAGTATTTAAGCATTGATATTGAAAAAGTAAAATTTGAAATTTTAAAGATAAAAGAAAAATTATTCTAA
- a CDS encoding NUDIX hydrolase, giving the protein MLEKFVENEYVKLSSKYNKSARVKSIVLNFNSEKYFYDFKKTLETNRRGEVGFLLKRKNGKYVVIRSKKYPKTAFRIPTGGIDFDESAIDALYREVKEELGIKFEIDNFHGLLEYTIYYKDEVIKFYSYFFVINEISGELIKDATQDEITDYKEIDYDELITLSKTLSEIEGGWRDWALFRLELIKFFIEE; this is encoded by the coding sequence ATGCTTGAAAAATTTGTTGAAAATGAGTATGTTAAACTATCTTCTAAGTATAATAAAAGCGCCCGTGTAAAAAGTATTGTTTTAAATTTTAACAGTGAAAAATATTTTTACGATTTTAAAAAGACTCTGGAAACTAACCGTCGTGGAGAAGTGGGCTTTTTACTTAAGCGAAAAAACGGCAAGTATGTTGTTATACGCTCTAAAAAATATCCTAAAACTGCATTCAGAATTCCAACAGGCGGAATAGATTTTGATGAAAGCGCGATAGATGCGCTTTACCGTGAAGTTAAAGAAGAACTTGGAATAAAGTTTGAAATTGATAATTTTCACGGACTTTTGGAATATACTATTTATTATAAAGATGAAGTAATAAAATTTTATTCTTATTTCTTTGTGATAAATGAAATTTCAGGCGAACTTATTAAAGACGCAACTCAGGATGAAATAACCGATTATAAAGAAATAGACTATGATGAACTTATAACTCTTTCTAAAACCTTGTCCGAGATAGAGGGTGGATGGAGGGACTGGGCACTTTTCCGTCTGGAACTTATTAAATTTTTCATAGAAGAATAA
- a CDS encoding PspC domain-containing protein, translating to MRKKLFKSKTDKKICGVCGGVSEYFEIDSTLVRLAWVVFTLLGGSGIIAYIIAAIVMPQPID from the coding sequence ATGAGGAAAAAATTATTTAAATCAAAAACAGATAAGAAAATTTGCGGAGTATGCGGTGGGGTTTCTGAGTATTTTGAAATTGACTCTACTTTAGTGCGTCTTGCATGGGTTGTATTTACACTTCTTGGTGGTTCAGGAATAATAGCATATATTATTGCTGCTATTGTTATGCCTCAGCCTATTGATTAG
- the trkA gene encoding Trk system potassium transporter TrkA, with the protein MKIIIAGCGKVGQKLLEKLSNEKEHDITVVDTSAESLPDVISEYDAMGVVGSGVDLDTLIEAGVEDADILIAVTGSDEINLMTCLLAKKKGNCQTIARVRQPQYRKSIELIKEDLGLTMIVNPEYTAASEIARALRFPSAIQIDTFAEGRVEILKFKVPENSILNDMKVSDIVNKLNCDILVCGIERGDEAFIPAGDFVIKEKDLVSIVAAPTKATPFFKKIGIRTNKVKDAMIIGGGATAFYLARLLLRTGIDVKIIDKSPERCEYLAQNLPKATIICADATDNKVLIEEGIERAESVVTLTNIDEENIMLSLYAKTLTKGKIVTKINRIAYDKVIDNMDLDTIIYPKEITAEYILRFVRAKKNTFGNNIETLHYILDGKAEALEFNINENFSICNIPIEKLKLKNNTLIACINRNGTIIHPRGYDVIKPKDTVVIVTIHKGFQDIGDILNLE; encoded by the coding sequence ATGAAAATCATTATTGCAGGTTGTGGAAAAGTAGGGCAGAAACTGCTTGAAAAATTAAGCAATGAAAAAGAGCATGATATTACAGTGGTAGACACATCGGCAGAGAGTCTTCCCGATGTGATAAGTGAATATGATGCTATGGGAGTTGTGGGCAGTGGTGTAGACCTTGACACTTTGATTGAAGCGGGAGTAGAAGATGCAGATATTTTAATTGCTGTAACAGGCTCGGATGAAATAAATCTTATGACCTGTCTTCTTGCCAAAAAGAAAGGTAACTGCCAGACTATCGCAAGAGTAAGACAGCCTCAGTACAGAAAATCAATAGAACTTATAAAAGAAGACTTGGGTCTTACAATGATAGTTAACCCTGAATATACAGCCGCAAGTGAAATTGCAAGAGCGTTAAGATTTCCGTCTGCAATTCAGATAGACACATTTGCAGAAGGCAGAGTAGAAATATTAAAATTTAAAGTTCCCGAAAATTCAATATTAAATGATATGAAAGTTTCGGATATTGTAAATAAACTTAATTGTGATATATTAGTATGCGGTATTGAAAGAGGAGACGAAGCGTTTATCCCTGCGGGTGATTTTGTAATTAAAGAAAAAGACCTTGTAAGCATAGTTGCAGCGCCTACAAAGGCAACTCCTTTCTTTAAGAAAATAGGAATTAGAACAAACAAGGTTAAAGATGCCATGATTATAGGCGGAGGGGCAACTGCTTTTTACCTTGCAAGGCTTTTACTTAGAACAGGGATAGATGTTAAAATAATCGATAAAAGCCCTGAAAGATGCGAATATCTTGCACAAAATCTTCCAAAAGCGACAATTATCTGTGCAGATGCAACTGATAATAAGGTGCTTATTGAAGAAGGCATTGAAAGAGCAGAATCGGTAGTAACTCTTACTAATATTGACGAAGAAAACATAATGCTTTCCCTATATGCAAAAACACTGACTAAGGGAAAAATAGTTACAAAAATAAACCGTATTGCCTATGATAAAGTTATAGATAATATGGACCTTGACACAATTATATATCCAAAAGAAATAACTGCAGAATATATTTTAAGATTTGTAAGAGCAAAGAAAAATACTTTTGGAAATAATATAGAAACTCTTCATTATATCTTAGACGGTAAAGCAGAAGCACTCGAATTTAATATAAATGAGAATTTCTCAATATGTAATATACCTATTGAAAAATTAAAGTTAAAGAACAATACTCTTATTGCATGTATCAACCGTAACGGAACAATTATCCATCCAAGAGGTTATGATGTTATAAAACCTAAAGATACGGTAGTTATTGTTACAATACACAAGGGTTTTCAGGATATCGGAGATATTTTGAATTTAGAGTAG
- a CDS encoding DNA translocase FtsK 4TM domain-containing protein: MNKKKKSAKKVNTKSKTSSNRRKKSNGKNKALKIIGFIVLYVIFTIFSFLSFYSNLLGGFGSGLKNIFLGLFGGVSYLLPFIFVYAFFYYFIKKKKKEGYTKLYLLSLIVLNVSTLLSSILPKSEKFLIEEFYKNGTKGIGGGVIGSFISEPLKSMMNSVGATILSVALLIFLIIVFFYDQVSVLYALILNKISEHLKQKEKDLQVKFKDKEIKKKEVEPKENIKPKDLEELSGALVYDDEPETEKSPDRFDEILSSYEEEKETLDIEDNIILIERTQLEQELLNEKENLDNILSGEKNIIENDGETPAKKTINRKIEYKFPSVELLEDNKAVRTGGVGDLKEKAIKLENILESFGVDAEVVNIEKGPSITRFELQPKSGVRISKIQSLQDDIKMNLAATSIRISPIPGKTVVGIEIPNDKTTPVFIKDIITSEQFKNHKSNIAFTVGMDITGNPIIGDLAKMPHVLIAGATGSGKSVCINTLITSILYKATPNEVKLIMIDPKVVELGIYNGIPHLLIPVVTDPKKAAGALNWAVMEMENRYKLFAQAGVRNIEGYNNLCEENGDEEGKLPKIVIIIDELADLMMVASKEVESYICRIAQLARAAGMHLVIATQRPSVNVITGLIKANVPSRIAFAVTSQIDSRTILDMGGAEKLLGKGDMLYYPSGESKPMRVQGSLIVDKEVERVVNVVKANSEVIYNEDILEHLEKEQTFEGDVKSKEENALDADEMLPQAIEVILDNNQASVSLLQRKLKLGYSRAARIVDQMEERGIVGPSEGSKPRQILITKEQFYEMEFNNQ; this comes from the coding sequence ATGAACAAGAAAAAGAAGTCGGCAAAGAAAGTTAATACAAAATCAAAAACTTCGTCTAACAGGAGAAAAAAATCAAATGGGAAAAATAAGGCGTTAAAAATTATCGGCTTTATAGTTTTGTATGTTATTTTTACGATATTTTCCTTTTTAAGTTTTTATTCCAACCTTTTAGGAGGGTTTGGTTCAGGCTTAAAAAATATATTTTTAGGTCTGTTCGGAGGGGTTTCATATCTTCTTCCATTCATTTTTGTATATGCATTTTTCTATTATTTTATAAAAAAGAAGAAAAAAGAGGGGTATACCAAACTTTACCTTCTTTCACTTATTGTGCTTAATGTAAGCACCCTGCTTTCTTCAATACTTCCAAAAAGCGAAAAATTTCTTATAGAAGAATTTTATAAAAACGGTACAAAAGGCATTGGCGGAGGGGTTATAGGCAGTTTTATTTCCGAGCCTTTAAAAAGTATGATGAACTCGGTAGGAGCAACTATTTTATCCGTTGCACTTCTTATATTTCTTATAATTGTATTCTTTTATGATCAGGTATCAGTTTTATATGCTCTTATTCTAAATAAAATTTCAGAGCATCTGAAACAAAAAGAAAAAGATTTACAGGTTAAGTTTAAGGATAAAGAAATAAAGAAAAAGGAAGTTGAGCCTAAGGAAAATATAAAGCCTAAAGACTTAGAAGAACTAAGCGGCGCTCTTGTTTATGATGATGAGCCTGAAACTGAAAAAAGCCCTGACAGGTTTGACGAGATTTTATCCTCTTATGAAGAGGAAAAAGAAACTCTTGATATAGAAGATAATATTATTTTAATAGAGAGAACTCAACTTGAACAGGAACTTTTAAACGAAAAAGAAAACCTTGACAATATCTTATCAGGGGAGAAAAATATAATAGAAAATGACGGAGAAACTCCTGCGAAAAAAACTATAAACAGAAAAATAGAATATAAATTCCCGTCTGTTGAACTTTTGGAAGATAATAAAGCAGTAAGAACAGGCGGAGTAGGCGACCTTAAAGAAAAAGCCATTAAACTTGAAAATATATTGGAAAGTTTCGGCGTAGACGCAGAGGTTGTAAATATCGAAAAAGGTCCGTCTATCACAAGATTTGAACTTCAGCCTAAATCAGGGGTAAGAATTTCCAAAATTCAGAGTCTTCAGGACGATATAAAAATGAATCTTGCAGCAACAAGCATCAGAATTTCTCCTATTCCTGGAAAAACCGTTGTAGGTATTGAAATTCCAAATGATAAAACAACCCCTGTATTTATAAAAGATATTATAACAAGTGAGCAATTTAAAAACCATAAATCGAACATTGCGTTTACTGTTGGTATGGATATTACAGGTAACCCTATAATAGGCGACCTTGCAAAAATGCCCCATGTTTTAATAGCAGGTGCAACAGGTTCAGGAAAGAGTGTATGTATAAATACTCTTATAACATCTATTCTTTATAAAGCCACACCTAATGAGGTTAAACTTATTATGATTGACCCTAAGGTAGTTGAACTTGGAATTTATAACGGAATTCCTCATCTTTTAATACCTGTTGTAACCGACCCTAAAAAAGCAGCAGGTGCGCTAAACTGGGCAGTTATGGAAATGGAAAACAGATATAAACTGTTTGCTCAAGCAGGAGTAAGAAATATTGAGGGATATAATAACCTTTGCGAAGAAAATGGCGACGAAGAAGGAAAATTACCAAAAATAGTTATAATAATTGACGAACTTGCAGATTTAATGATGGTAGCATCAAAAGAGGTTGAATCATATATCTGTCGTATTGCCCAACTTGCAAGGGCAGCAGGTATGCACCTTGTTATTGCAACTCAAAGACCGTCGGTTAATGTTATTACAGGGCTTATTAAAGCGAATGTTCCATCAAGAATTGCTTTTGCAGTAACCAGCCAGATAGACTCAAGAACTATTCTTGATATGGGTGGCGCTGAAAAACTTTTAGGAAAAGGGGATATGCTTTATTACCCATCAGGCGAATCTAAGCCTATGCGTGTTCAGGGCTCTTTAATCGTGGACAAAGAGGTTGAAAGAGTTGTAAATGTTGTTAAAGCCAACTCGGAAGTTATATATAACGAAGATATTTTAGAACATTTAGAAAAAGAGCAGACCTTTGAGGGTGATGTTAAATCAAAAGAGGAAAATGCACTTGATGCAGACGAAATGCTTCCTCAGGCGATTGAAGTAATACTTGATAATAATCAGGCATCTGTTTCTCTTCTTCAAAGAAAGTTAAAACTTGGTTATTCCAGAGCGGCAAGAATAGTCGACCAGATGGAAGAAAGGGGTATTGTAGGCCCGTCTGAAGGCAGTAAGCCCCGCCAGATTTTAATCACTAAAGAACAATTTTACGAAATGGAATTTAATAATCAGTAG
- a CDS encoding VanW family protein, whose amino-acid sequence MSLTKKIVIGVFVFMLLSLVAFVTFTMVNINNFIKTDKILSNVYFSDINIGGVTKEEALSILEKSETILDKPIEVVYEDKTFYFAPSKAGITFDFKKVADYAFNMGRGSNNIKNAYYTLYRGRKDIIPYEFYNENTDLFKETINTLAKANGLDIDNVILDVKENYAQITLKDKFVTIDFNTFYADTLNAVKSDERKVNLNIIDKDSVSAKEIYALLNVEPQDAYTYEKDGITYVVPEKVGVLVDISNIEENLNLRKKTFSVPITRVYPEVDISDLDGELFPDLLGTCTTTFNAQNKERSHNVFLAASKINGVVLNSKDIFSYNNTVGPRTGAAGFRPATVYTKEGMEDALGGGICQVSSALYNAVLYSDLKVVERRNHSYTVSYVRNGLDATVSYGLIDFQFENSMNSPIKIVTYTSGGKHTVSIYGKKENDYRVELYTNVLESYPFSEKEVENPELAPGERKITQNGAYGYKVLATKVVKDSLGNIIREESLGTNVYNPMTQIVAVGPTPEIQPTVEIVPPPLEEEVITPVDKVESEEITIPDTEENNIQIEEITIPTDNQITDNVEEIKE is encoded by the coding sequence ATGAGTTTAACTAAAAAAATTGTTATTGGTGTATTTGTTTTTATGCTTCTTAGTCTGGTTGCATTTGTAACTTTTACCATGGTTAATATTAACAATTTTATAAAAACCGATAAAATATTATCCAATGTGTATTTTAGCGATATTAACATTGGAGGCGTTACTAAAGAAGAAGCCTTATCAATCCTTGAAAAAAGCGAAACAATACTTGATAAACCCATAGAAGTAGTATATGAGGATAAAACCTTTTACTTTGCACCGTCAAAAGCAGGTATAACTTTTGATTTTAAAAAGGTTGCAGACTATGCCTTTAATATGGGCAGAGGCAGTAACAATATTAAAAATGCATATTATACTCTTTACAGGGGAAGAAAGGATATTATCCCTTATGAATTTTATAATGAAAATACTGACCTTTTTAAAGAAACAATAAATACTCTTGCAAAAGCAAACGGGTTGGATATAGATAATGTAATATTGGATGTTAAAGAAAATTATGCACAAATTACCTTAAAGGATAAGTTTGTTACAATAGATTTTAATACATTTTATGCTGATACATTAAATGCTGTAAAAAGTGATGAAAGAAAAGTAAACTTAAATATTATAGATAAAGACAGTGTGAGTGCTAAAGAAATATACGCACTCTTAAATGTAGAGCCACAGGATGCCTATACCTACGAAAAAGATGGAATTACCTATGTTGTTCCTGAGAAAGTAGGCGTTTTGGTAGATATTTCTAATATAGAAGAAAATTTAAATCTTAGAAAAAAAACATTTTCAGTTCCCATAACAAGAGTTTACCCTGAAGTAGACATCAGTGATTTAGACGGTGAACTTTTCCCTGACCTTCTTGGAACATGCACTACCACTTTTAATGCACAGAATAAAGAAAGGTCGCATAATGTTTTTCTTGCCGCATCAAAAATAAACGGAGTAGTTTTAAACTCAAAGGATATATTCTCCTATAACAATACTGTCGGCCCGAGAACAGGCGCCGCAGGGTTTAGACCCGCAACAGTATATACAAAAGAGGGCATGGAAGACGCCCTTGGCGGCGGTATTTGTCAGGTATCGTCTGCACTTTATAATGCAGTTTTATATTCAGACTTAAAAGTAGTTGAAAGGCGTAACCATTCTTATACAGTTTCTTATGTAAGAAACGGTCTTGATGCTACTGTGTCTTACGGTCTTATAGATTTTCAGTTTGAAAACAGTATGAACAGTCCGATAAAAATCGTAACATATACTTCGGGCGGAAAGCATACCGTGTCTATCTATGGCAAAAAGGAAAATGACTATAGGGTTGAACTTTATACCAATGTATTGGAAAGTTATCCTTTTTCTGAAAAAGAGGTGGAAAACCCTGAACTTGCACCAGGCGAGAGAAAAATTACACAAAACGGTGCTTACGGATACAAGGTTTTGGCAACAAAAGTTGTAAAAGATTCTTTGGGAAATATTATAAGAGAAGAATCTTTAGGAACAAATGTGTATAACCCTATGACTCAGATTGTCGCAGTAGGGCCTACACCCGAAATTCAGCCTACCGTAGAAATTGTTCCTCCTCCTTTAGAAGAAGAGGTTATAACCCCTGTGGACAAGGTGGAAAGCGAAGAAATAACAATACCGGATACAGAAGAAAATAATATACAGATCGAAGAAATAACTATACCAACTGATAACCAAATTACTGATAATGTAGAAGAAATAAAGGAGTAA
- a CDS encoding adenosylhomocysteinase gives MIESGKNKIEWVSKNMPILNTIKEDFEKTKPFLNKKITICIHLEAKTAYFATVLKAGGAIVTATGCNPLSTQDDVAMALREVHGITVYGKHGESMEEYFEDLRGALSNEPDIIMDDGGDLTNLIHSEYPHLIKSLKGGTEETTTGILRLKAREKAGELKFPVISANDAYCKYLFDNRYGTGQSVWDGINRTTNLIVSGKNVVVAGYGWCGKGTALRAKGLGAKVIVCEVDPVKAIEAVMDGFSVMSMDEASKVGDMFITVTGCKDVITKDHLLNMKDGVILANAGHFDVEINKGDLDEISEYKKVVRENIEGYFGKDGKVRNLLAEGRLVNLAAGDGHPAEIMDMSFSIQALSLKYINENYDKMENKVYNVPEELDKFVACIKLKTMGISIDKLTKEQERYIDSYLE, from the coding sequence ATGATTGAAAGCGGTAAAAATAAAATAGAATGGGTATCAAAAAATATGCCCATTCTAAATACAATCAAAGAAGATTTTGAAAAAACAAAGCCTTTCTTAAATAAGAAGATTACCATATGTATTCATTTAGAGGCAAAAACTGCCTATTTTGCAACCGTGCTTAAAGCAGGGGGAGCAATAGTTACTGCCACAGGGTGCAATCCTTTATCCACTCAGGATGATGTGGCTATGGCTTTAAGAGAAGTTCATGGTATAACTGTATACGGTAAGCATGGCGAGAGCATGGAAGAATATTTTGAAGATTTAAGGGGCGCTCTGTCAAACGAGCCTGATATAATTATGGATGACGGTGGAGATTTAACCAATCTTATACATTCAGAATACCCTCATCTTATAAAATCTCTAAAAGGTGGCACAGAAGAAACCACCACAGGAATTTTAAGGCTTAAAGCAAGAGAAAAAGCAGGGGAACTTAAATTCCCTGTTATTTCTGCCAATGATGCATACTGTAAATATCTTTTTGATAACAGATACGGTACAGGTCAGTCGGTATGGGACGGAATCAACCGTACAACCAACTTAATTGTCAGCGGCAAGAATGTTGTAGTTGCAGGATATGGCTGGTGCGGAAAAGGCACAGCCCTAAGAGCAAAAGGTCTGGGCGCAAAGGTTATTGTATGCGAAGTTGACCCTGTAAAAGCAATAGAAGCAGTTATGGACGGCTTTTCAGTTATGTCTATGGATGAGGCTTCAAAGGTTGGCGATATGTTTATCACTGTAACAGGTTGCAAGGATGTTATCACAAAAGACCATCTTCTTAATATGAAAGACGGGGTTATATTAGCCAACGCAGGTCATTTTGATGTTGAAATAAATAAAGGCGATTTAGACGAAATTTCCGAATATAAAAAGGTTGTAAGAGAAAATATTGAAGGTTATTTCGGAAAAGACGGTAAGGTTAGAAACCTTCTTGCAGAAGGAAGGCTTGTTAACCTTGCAGCAGGAGACGGGCATCCTGCAGAAATTATGGATATGAGTTTTTCCATTCAGGCGCTTAGTTTAAAATATATAAACGAAAACTACGATAAAATGGAAAATAAGGTTTACAATGTGCCCGAAGAGTTGGATAAATTTGTTGCCTGTATAAAACTTAAAACAATGGGAATTTCCATTGACAAGTTAACCAAAGAGCAGGAAAGATATATTGACAGTTATCTGGAGTGA
- a CDS encoding TrkH family potassium uptake protein, which yields MNYKTIFYTLGMVIGLEGLAMLCPLICGIIYLENEWYTFLICTVICVILSVILTFKKPDRKNIFAKEGFVIVSLSWIVMSIIGSLPFILSGAIKGFIPALFEIVSGFTTTGASVLKEVESLPKCILFWRSFSHWIGGMGVLVLLVAVLPLSGGSNLHLLKAESTGPSVSKLVPRVKSSTTILYLIYIAMTVIEAILLLIFGLNLFEALTLTFGTAGTGGFGILNSSIASYSPQVQWIITIFMILFGIDFTVYYFLIMRKFKAAIRSDEVRAYIGIILASIILITLNCYNLFDNIFDALRHISFQVGSLITTTGYSTVDYNVWPEFSKMILIFLMFAGACAGSTGGGVKVSRILILLKSVVKEIKVCAHPKSTHKSMLNGRPINHETVRAVNVFMVSYISIFLISLILISIDNLDFTTNATAVLATLNNIGPGLNIVGPAGNYSDYSNFSLLVLIFDMLAGRLEIFPMLILFSKYTWKK from the coding sequence ATGAATTATAAAACAATTTTTTACACTTTGGGTATGGTCATAGGCTTAGAGGGACTTGCTATGCTCTGCCCTTTGATTTGCGGTATAATATATCTTGAAAATGAATGGTACACTTTCTTAATTTGTACCGTAATATGTGTTATCCTTTCTGTGATACTTACTTTCAAAAAACCTGACAGGAAAAATATTTTTGCAAAAGAAGGCTTTGTTATAGTAAGTTTAAGCTGGATAGTGATGAGTATAATAGGAAGTCTTCCTTTTATACTTTCAGGTGCAATAAAAGGTTTTATCCCTGCACTTTTTGAAATAGTATCAGGTTTTACCACCACAGGAGCATCAGTTTTAAAAGAAGTGGAATCACTTCCTAAATGTATTCTCTTCTGGCGAAGTTTCTCTCACTGGATAGGTGGTATGGGGGTTCTTGTGCTTTTGGTTGCAGTGTTGCCTTTATCTGGCGGAAGCAATCTTCATTTACTTAAAGCAGAAAGCACAGGCCCGTCTGTAAGTAAACTTGTGCCGAGAGTAAAAAGCAGTACAACAATTCTTTATTTAATATATATTGCAATGACGGTTATTGAAGCCATCTTGCTTTTAATTTTCGGGCTTAATTTATTTGAAGCATTGACTTTAACATTCGGTACTGCAGGTACAGGTGGGTTTGGAATCTTAAACTCAAGTATTGCATCCTACTCGCCTCAGGTTCAATGGATAATAACAATATTTATGATTTTATTCGGTATTGATTTTACTGTTTACTATTTTCTTATAATGAGGAAATTTAAGGCTGCTATAAGGTCAGACGAGGTAAGAGCGTATATAGGAATAATTTTAGCATCAATTATTTTAATTACACTTAACTGTTATAATCTTTTTGATAATATTTTTGATGCGCTAAGGCATATATCATTTCAGGTAGGCTCACTTATTACAACCACAGGGTATTCCACTGTCGACTATAATGTATGGCCTGAATTTTCAAAAATGATTCTAATATTTTTAATGTTTGCAGGTGCTTGTGCAGGAAGTACGGGTGGTGGAGTTAAGGTATCAAGAATACTGATTCTTCTAAAATCGGTAGTAAAAGAAATTAAAGTTTGCGCACATCCTAAAAGCACTCATAAATCAATGCTAAACGGAAGACCAATAAACCACGAAACTGTAAGAGCAGTTAATGTATTTATGGTTTCCTATATCAGTATATTTTTAATTTCACTTATCTTAATAAGTATAGATAATTTAGACTTTACAACAAATGCCACAGCAGTTCTGGCAACCTTAAATAATATAGGTCCAGGCTTAAATATTGTTGGCCCTGCAGGAAATTACTCAGACTACAGTAATTTTTCATTACTCGTTTTAATATTTGATATGTTAGCAGGAAGACTTGAAATTTTCCCAATGCTTATACTATTTTCAAAATACACATGGAAAAAATAA